The genomic stretch TCATAAGCCACGTTGACAGGATGTTTAAGCGGAATATTCCAAATTGGAAAAGTTTCGAACTTGGCATAACCGGACGGAAGATTATTTTTGTAATCATGGTAAAGCTGGGAAAGACAGGTAGCCAATTTTCCGCTTCCCGGGCCGGGGCCGGTGACAATCACCAATTGTTTTTTTATTTTAATATAGTCGTTGGCCCCATAACCTTCATCACTCACAATCCTGTCGACTTCCGTAGGATAGCCTTTGGTAAATCGATGGGTATAAACTTTTATTCCCTGACGTTCCAGTTTGTTCTTAAAGATATTGGCAGCCGGTTGATTATCGTACCGTGTGATGACGACCGCAGGGGGTTGCAGACTCCATTCCTGCAGGTCCCCGATGAGTTTCATTGCATCCACATCATAGGTGATTCCAAAATCGGCACGGACTTTTCGGCGTTCTATATCACCGGCATAAATGCAGAGAATGATTTCAGCTTCCCGGCTAAGCCGCTGCAAAAGACGTATTTTGACATTTGGGTCAAATCCGGGGAGGACTCGGGAGGCGTGATAGTCAAACAGCAACTTGCCGCCAAACTCAAGATAGAGTCTTCCGGATATTTGCTTGACCCTTTCCCGAATGGCCGCGCTCTGTTCTTCCAGGTATTTCTCATTATCGAAGCCCACTTGTAACATAGTCCCTCCAGGAGTCAATGATTTGCCAGAATTGAAAATCATTATAGCAGATTGGAAAAATAGTAAAGATAGAATAAAAAAACAGATAAGAATATTTACGCTGCATGATTGTTGCCGGAGTTGTTGAGTTTCCTGGTAGGCCTCAGTCAACATGCGCTCATGATGGATGAATTTTAATGTTCAGGGGTTTATTTTTTAAGTATTGGAAAACGAAAAAAATCTGAAAATGCTGGGGATACTGCTTGTCGGAAGGAAATCAGCTAATCAAAATTCTATTCCAATGCTTAAAAAATAAATCCCTGAACAAACTACTGAAAAAAGCAGGAAGGGTATTTTTTTATGTAACCTTTTTTTCAGCTGATGCGTACCAGTATACAGAAGGGAAAAGGATGGTTTTTCCCGGAAAAGTGTTGGAAAATAGGCGGCATCAGCTCTCTATGAGAATAGAGAGCGGGGGTTCGGGGGCGACGCCCCTGACTCGGAGAGGAGGGGCCGGCAGAACGCATCGGCGCTCGCGTCGGGGGAACCTTCGGTGCCCCCGAAAGCTGTGCTCATGCGAGAGGATTTTATGAAACTCACTGATTTTTTCAAATCCCCCAAAAGCGATCCTGTAGAAGCGAATTGCGATTCGCCTGCTTTGGAAGCTCGGTTTGCCGCAGGCGAGATGACAGCCATGGAAGAGATCATGGCAGCCCACAAGCAGGGGCTCTACCGCATGGGTTTCCGCCTTTTTGCCAACCGTGAGCGGGCGGATGATTTTTTCCAGGATGTTTTTATTAGAATTTATGAAAAAAGAAAGCATTACGATCCCAGCCGTCCGCTCAAACCATGGCTTTACCAGGTGGCCATGAATCTGGGCCGTGATCAATTACGACGGAAAGGGGAGATTATCATGGATGCCAACGACCTGCCTGAACAACCGCATGATCCACAGGCTGAGAAACAGCTCTTAAAAGAGGAAGTGAAGCAGAAGGTCTGGTCTGTGATTGGCAGTATGGGCCGGACCCATCGTGAGATTTTGGCATTACGTTTTTCTTCGGATTTAAGTCACAAGGAAATTGCCAATATTCTCAATATCAGTTTGAGTGCCGCCAAAGTGCGGCTCTGCCGGGGGTTGCGGGCATTTGAGGATGCTTTTCGTGCCCAGGGAGGTGAACGCTATGTCCTGTAAACAATATTCAGATCAGTGGGAAGCGTATACATTGGGATTGCTCGCGAAAGATAAAAAAAGTGAGATGACAGCGCATCTGGAAACCTGTACAGCCTGTCAGGCTGAACTGCGTCAGCACCAGCAAGCCAAAGATCTGTTAGACCGTGCTTTTGTGGAGGGGCCGTCCGATGTGCTGGTGCAAAAGACCTTGGCGCGACTTCGTGAAAAACAGGCGCAACGCAGTTCCTGGCTGCATTGGGGCATGCCGGTGATGGCAGGTGCTGCTGTGGCGCTTCTCATGGTGGTGATCCGGCCCGGACAATTGACACAAAAGGCCGTGGTACCGGAAAGCATGGCCCCGGCCATGCTCGCCATGGAAATGGATGATCATGGGGAAGTAGAAGCCGAAATGGTCATGACGGCCCGTGTACCGATGATGAAAGCGGCCGGCATGAAAAAAGAGCACGCTGCCGGACCGCGGCAATCCCTTGCCAGTGTTGCCGGAAAACCAGTTGTTCGGTCCCGGCCAAATTTGGACGTACTGGATATTCAATTATTGAATCCAATTTCTGATCGATCAATTTATGAAGACTTGGGCGTGGCAACAGACGTCGCGAAGCTGTTGCTGTGAATCCCAAAGAAAGGAAGTGAAGGTCATGAAAAAAAGGATGATTGCTCTGGCGGTGGGACTGGTTGTTTTGTCGGCAAGCATTGGCCTGGCCAAGCTTGATCCGGAAGAGCAGACCAAGGTGGATGCACTGGTGGAAACACTGGCACTCAATGCCGATCAGGCAGCCAAGCTTACCCAAGAGCGGGAAATCGGCAAACAGGCATTGCTCAAGCTGGAGAAAAAATGGCAAAAACTGCATGATCAATTGCGACGTGAAGTACGCAAACGCAAGGCGGATAAAAAAGAGGTGGACTGGATTACTCAGGAAATCGGGAAGGTCCGGGGTGAGATTGTCGCACTGCGGACACATTCGCTGATTTTTCTAAAATCCATTTTGGATGATGAACAGTTGGAAAAAATCGAACAAGACCGGCCCGATGATGAATCGGCCGGTCAAGACTAGGAGGCAGTCATGAAACAGTGGAAGCAATGGTTGGCCCGTTTGATGCTGGTGGGGTGCATGGGAATGGTTTTGCCGCTTTTGGGGACAGCGGAAACAGTACTGGTACCGGAAGATAATTTGGACAAGACACTCTCGCCTTACTTTTTTGTGAAAAGCGATAATCCGAGGGTGGACCGGCTGCCTTTGAAAAGCACGCGCGCCGATGTAATCATCTCGGGTGTGATTGCAGATGTCAAAATCACGCAGGTGTATAAGAACGAGGGCAAAAATACGCTGGAGGCGGTGTATGTTTTTCCAGCATCCTCCCGGGCAGCGGTTTATGCCATGCGCATGACCGTGGGTAAGCGCATCATTGAGGCCAAGATTCAGGAGCGCAAAAAAGCCCGCGAAACCTATGAAAAAGCACTGGCCGAGGGCAAGACCGCTTCATTATTGGAGCAGCAGCGTCCCAATGTGTTCCAGATGAATGTGGGCAATATTTTGCCGGGTGATGAAATCAAAGTGGAACTCAATTATACCGAGCTGATGGTGCCCAAAGACAGCACCTATGCGTTTGTTTATCCCACCGTGGTGGGGCCGCGCTATTCCGAGCAGACCGAAAAGACGGCAGGCACGCAGGATAAGTGGGTGGCCAATCCCTACTTGAAAGAAGGTAAGGATGCACCCTTTACATTTGGATTTGATTTGACCATCAACAGCGGTATTCCGATTGCCAGACTGACCAGTCCGAGTCATGACATTGACATTGAGTACACCGGCAAGACCTCTGCTGCAATTGGTTTGAAAAAGAGCAACAAGACCAATAACCGTGATGTTGTGATCCAATATAGCTTGGCCGGCGACAAAATCGAGAGCGGTCTGCTCATGAACCTGGGTAAGAAAGAGGACTTCTTTCTGCTCATGCTCGAACCGCCCAAGCGGGTGGCAACCAATATGATCGTGCCGCGCGAGTATATCTTTGTGATTGATGTCTCCGGTTCCATGGGCGGCTTTCCGCTCAATGTGACCAAGGCATTGATGAAAGATCTCTTTAAGAATTTGCGCACCACGGATTTTTTCAATGTCATGCTTTTTTCCGGCGGAAATACCGTGCTGTCGGAAAAATCCATGCCTGCCACCAAGGCGAATTTGAAAAAAGCCTTTGATGTGATCGACAATCAGCACGGCGGCGGCGGGAC from bacterium encodes the following:
- a CDS encoding sigma-70 family RNA polymerase sigma factor yields the protein MKLTDFFKSPKSDPVEANCDSPALEARFAAGEMTAMEEIMAAHKQGLYRMGFRLFANRERADDFFQDVFIRIYEKRKHYDPSRPLKPWLYQVAMNLGRDQLRRKGEIIMDANDLPEQPHDPQAEKQLLKEEVKQKVWSVIGSMGRTHREILALRFSSDLSHKEIANILNISLSAAKVRLCRGLRAFEDAFRAQGGERYVL